One stretch of Variovorax sp. 54 DNA includes these proteins:
- a CDS encoding LacI family DNA-binding transcriptional regulator has translation MATIKDVALQAGVSVTTVSHVVNDTRHVSAKVRERVELAIRELGYVPNAMARSLKSNTTSTLGMLIPNSSNPYFAEIVRIVEDRCFGAGYTLVLCNTDDEPRRQSVYLQVLAERRIDGLIVVSTGADEDDSLATQLRGLRIPTVLVDREIADPACDLVETAHMQGGLLAVRHLLSLGHKRIACIGGPVGVTSSEQRIEGWRMALAETGSAPNADALLWRGGFTSQGGYEAMHAILRTEQKPSAVFVCNDLMAIGALRAAHESGVRVPDELSIVGFDDIELSAYTSPPLTTVAQPKERIGALAVDMLLERMGGKRRDARKVVLQPELRVRASTARHAGFREAGVTPATSATTATPSKSRTS, from the coding sequence ATGGCCACCATCAAGGACGTCGCACTCCAGGCGGGCGTTTCCGTCACCACCGTGTCGCACGTCGTCAACGACACGCGCCACGTGAGCGCCAAGGTGCGCGAGCGCGTCGAGCTGGCGATTCGTGAGCTGGGCTACGTGCCCAACGCGATGGCGCGCAGCCTCAAGAGCAACACCACCTCGACGCTGGGCATGCTCATTCCCAACAGCTCGAATCCCTACTTTGCCGAGATCGTGCGCATCGTGGAAGACCGCTGCTTCGGCGCCGGCTACACGCTGGTGCTGTGCAACACCGACGACGAGCCCCGGCGCCAGAGCGTGTACCTGCAGGTGCTGGCCGAGCGCCGCATCGACGGGCTCATCGTGGTGTCGACCGGCGCCGACGAAGACGATTCGCTCGCTACGCAACTGCGCGGCCTGCGCATTCCCACGGTGCTGGTCGATCGCGAGATCGCCGACCCGGCCTGCGACCTGGTGGAAACCGCTCACATGCAGGGCGGCCTGCTCGCCGTGCGGCACCTGCTGTCGCTGGGCCACAAGCGCATCGCCTGCATCGGCGGGCCGGTGGGCGTGACGTCGAGCGAGCAGCGCATCGAAGGCTGGCGCATGGCGCTGGCAGAAACCGGCTCGGCACCGAACGCCGACGCACTGCTGTGGCGCGGCGGCTTCACCAGCCAGGGCGGCTACGAGGCGATGCACGCCATCCTGCGCACCGAGCAAAAGCCCTCGGCCGTGTTCGTGTGCAACGACCTCATGGCCATTGGCGCGCTGCGTGCCGCGCATGAAAGCGGCGTGCGCGTGCCCGACGAACTCTCCATCGTGGGCTTCGACGACATCGAACTGTCGGCCTACACCAGCCCGCCGCTCACCACCGTGGCCCAGCCCAAGGAGCGCATCGGCGCGCTGGCGGTCGACATGCTGCTGGAGCGCATGGGCGGCAAGCGCCGCGACGCACGCAAGGTCGTGCTGCAACCCGAGCTGCGCGTGCGCGCCTCGACCGCGCGCCACGCGGGCTTTCGCGAAGCGGGCGTGACGCCCGCCACATCCGCCACCACCGCCACACCTTCCAAGTCCCGCACCTCGTGA
- the rbsK gene encoding ribokinase has product MSLQPLSSSTPPRIVVLGSLNMDIVLRVPHAPAAGETLLGRSIDAIPGGKGANQAVSCAREGAQVHMIGCVGDDAHGQALREALARDGIDTSALRTDTAEPTGTALILVEDSGQNRIVMIPGANARVALDDAALRTQLQGAAFLVAQFETPMDQVARAIAAAHDAGCAVMLNPSPVQAIAEALWPRIDTLVVNEIEAQTLSGQNADSPEEAAQAGQALRARGIARVVVTLGSRGAVAVDADGARHHPAPKVQAVDTTAAGDTFLGALAVALGEGQSFDEAVRLGIRAAALCIQQPGAQPSIPLRDAVLRSPLPPDWITL; this is encoded by the coding sequence GTGAGCCTTCAGCCTCTCTCTTCCTCCACGCCACCGCGCATCGTGGTGCTCGGCAGCCTGAACATGGACATCGTGCTGCGCGTGCCGCACGCGCCGGCCGCGGGCGAAACCCTGCTGGGCCGCTCGATCGACGCCATCCCCGGCGGCAAGGGCGCCAACCAGGCCGTGAGCTGCGCGCGCGAAGGCGCGCAGGTGCACATGATCGGCTGCGTGGGCGACGACGCCCACGGCCAGGCGCTGCGCGAGGCGCTCGCGCGCGACGGCATCGACACCTCGGCGCTGCGCACCGACACCGCCGAGCCCACCGGCACAGCGCTGATCCTGGTGGAAGACAGCGGACAGAACCGCATCGTGATGATCCCCGGCGCCAACGCGCGCGTCGCCCTCGACGACGCCGCGCTGCGCACGCAGCTGCAAGGCGCGGCGTTCCTCGTCGCGCAGTTTGAAACCCCGATGGACCAGGTGGCGCGCGCCATCGCCGCCGCGCACGACGCAGGCTGCGCCGTGATGCTCAACCCCTCGCCGGTGCAAGCCATCGCCGAGGCGCTCTGGCCCCGCATCGACACGCTCGTGGTCAACGAGATCGAGGCGCAGACGCTGTCGGGCCAGAACGCCGACAGCCCTGAAGAAGCGGCGCAGGCCGGCCAGGCGCTGCGCGCGCGCGGCATCGCCCGCGTGGTCGTGACGCTCGGTTCGCGCGGCGCGGTGGCGGTCGACGCCGACGGCGCGCGCCACCATCCCGCGCCGAAGGTGCAGGCGGTCGACACCACCGCCGCCGGCGACACCTTCCTGGGTGCGCTCGCCGTGGCACTGGGCGAAGGCCAGTCCTTCGACGAGGCCGTGCGCCTGGGCATCCGCGCCGCCGCGCTGTGCATCCAGCAGCCCGGCGCCCAACCCTCCATTCCGCTGCGCGACGCCGTGCTGCGCAGCCCCCTGCCCCCCGACTGGATCACGCTGTGA
- the rbsD gene encoding D-ribose pyranase, which yields MKRSPLLHAELSHVIASMGHGDMLVIGDAGLPIPDGPRRIDLAVARGVPGISDVLKAVLSEMQVESALIAREALEPLPVGTLPAWCEGQLGVVPQVISHEELKRVSARARAVVRTGECTPYANIILVAGVAF from the coding sequence GTGAAACGCTCTCCCCTGCTGCACGCCGAACTCTCCCACGTGATCGCCTCCATGGGCCACGGCGACATGCTGGTGATCGGCGACGCCGGCCTGCCCATTCCCGACGGCCCGCGCCGCATCGACCTGGCCGTGGCGCGCGGTGTGCCGGGGATCAGCGATGTGCTGAAGGCCGTGCTGTCGGAGATGCAGGTGGAAAGCGCACTGATCGCACGCGAAGCGCTGGAGCCCTTGCCTGTCGGCACGCTGCCCGCGTGGTGCGAAGGCCAGCTGGGCGTGGTGCCGCAGGTCATCTCGCACGAAGAGCTGAAGCGCGTGAGCGCGCGCGCCAGGGCCGTGGTGCGCACGGGCGAATGCACGCCCTACGCGAACATCATCCTGGTCGCGGGCGTAGCGTTCTGA
- a CDS encoding MOSC domain-containing protein, with translation MSQPSAFDLQATIARLFVYPVKSCAGVELNEMLLTETGLEFDRAWMVVDAQGEFVTQRQLPRMALIQPQMKHTEVVLRAPGMLALHLAFDRVEQPVRVRVWKDDVAAYDMGDIAAQWFSDFLSEPGKPQTLRLVRFDPEHQRLSSLKWTDGVEALNQFADGFPLLVASEGSLAELNERLAAAGHAPVGIERFRPNIVLAGIESHDEDRVDALHVTTGEGEAELRPVKPCTRCPIPDIDPATALSSPEVGDMLRTYRVDARVDGGITFGTNCIVVQGVEHLLKVGQVVGANYRFE, from the coding sequence GTGTCGCAGCCGTCCGCTTTCGATCTCCAGGCCACCATCGCCCGCCTGTTCGTGTACCCCGTCAAGTCGTGCGCGGGCGTCGAGCTCAATGAGATGCTGCTCACCGAAACCGGCCTGGAGTTCGACCGGGCCTGGATGGTGGTCGATGCGCAGGGCGAGTTCGTCACCCAGCGGCAGCTGCCGCGCATGGCGCTCATCCAGCCGCAGATGAAGCACACCGAGGTGGTGCTGCGCGCGCCCGGCATGCTGGCGCTGCACCTGGCCTTCGACCGCGTGGAGCAGCCGGTGCGCGTGCGCGTGTGGAAGGACGACGTCGCGGCCTACGACATGGGCGACATCGCCGCCCAGTGGTTCAGCGATTTCCTCTCGGAGCCCGGCAAGCCGCAGACCTTGCGCCTGGTGCGCTTCGACCCTGAGCACCAGCGCCTGTCGAGCCTGAAGTGGACCGACGGCGTCGAGGCGCTGAACCAGTTTGCCGACGGCTTTCCGCTGCTGGTGGCGAGCGAAGGCTCGCTTGCCGAACTCAACGAGCGCCTTGCGGCTGCGGGCCACGCTCCGGTCGGCATCGAGCGCTTCCGCCCGAACATCGTGCTGGCCGGCATCGAGTCGCACGACGAAGACCGGGTCGACGCGCTGCACGTCACCACCGGCGAGGGCGAGGCCGAGCTGCGCCCGGTCAAGCCCTGCACGCGCTGCCCGATTCCCGACATCGACCCGGCCACCGCGCTCAGCAGCCCCGAGGTCGGTGACATGCTGCGCACCTACCGCGTCGACGCGCGCGTGGACGGCGGCATCACCTTCGGCACGAACTGCATCGTGGTGCAGGGCGTGGAGCACCTGCTGAAGGTGGGGCAGGTGGTGGGGGCGAACTACCGCTTCGAGTAA
- a CDS encoding FAD-dependent monooxygenase, which produces MALSPEVCIRGAGIVGRTLALLLARERVRVALVVPPAPPAKEDIRAYALNVASRTLLESLRGWPDTAHATPVHEMQVHGDDGGRVQFSAARQKVEALAWIVDVPALEQQLADAVRFQPLIDVVTEPVAAPLTVVCEGKASASRAALGVSYEVTRYPQHAIAARLEAAHTHDGIARQWFNDRGEVFALLPLGGVHGKTLALVWSVDQLRVPELVAQSAEEFSAAVSEASHGELGSLRLTSERAVWPLSRAIADRWSGSMPGQPTQSWVLAGDAAHTVHPLAGQGLNLGLSDAAALAEVIRTRDYWRSVGDARLLRRYERARRADVLQMSLATDGLQQLFSHNLGPLPALRNWGMRGFDRTRFVKHWITAQAMGLKA; this is translated from the coding sequence ATGGCCCTTTCCCCCGAAGTTTGTATCCGCGGCGCCGGCATCGTCGGCCGCACGCTGGCGCTGCTGCTGGCGCGCGAACGCGTGCGTGTCGCGCTGGTGGTGCCGCCGGCCCCGCCGGCCAAGGAAGACATCCGGGCGTACGCGCTCAACGTGGCGTCCCGCACGCTGCTCGAATCGCTGCGCGGCTGGCCCGACACGGCCCATGCCACGCCGGTGCACGAGATGCAGGTGCACGGCGACGACGGCGGCCGGGTGCAGTTCAGCGCCGCACGCCAGAAGGTCGAGGCGCTGGCCTGGATCGTCGACGTGCCCGCGCTCGAACAGCAACTGGCCGACGCGGTGCGCTTCCAGCCCCTGATCGACGTGGTGACCGAGCCCGTGGCCGCGCCGCTCACGGTGGTGTGCGAAGGCAAGGCCAGCGCCTCGCGCGCGGCGCTGGGCGTGAGCTACGAAGTCACGCGCTATCCGCAGCACGCCATTGCCGCGCGGCTCGAGGCCGCGCACACGCACGACGGCATCGCGCGCCAGTGGTTCAACGACCGCGGCGAGGTGTTCGCCCTGCTGCCGCTGGGCGGCGTGCACGGCAAGACGCTGGCGCTGGTGTGGTCGGTCGACCAATTGCGCGTGCCCGAGCTGGTCGCGCAAAGCGCCGAAGAATTCAGCGCCGCCGTGAGCGAAGCCAGCCACGGTGAGCTGGGCTCGCTGCGGCTCACGAGCGAACGCGCCGTGTGGCCGCTGTCGCGCGCCATCGCCGACCGCTGGTCCGGCTCGATGCCCGGCCAGCCCACCCAATCGTGGGTGCTCGCGGGCGACGCCGCCCACACGGTGCACCCGCTGGCGGGCCAGGGCCTGAACCTCGGCCTGTCCGATGCGGCCGCGCTGGCCGAGGTGATCCGCACCCGCGACTACTGGCGCAGCGTGGGCGACGCCCGCCTGCTGCGCCGCTACGAACGCGCCCGCCGCGCCGACGTGCTGCAGATGAGCCTGGCGACCGACGGGTTGCAGCAACTTTTCTCGCACAACCTGGGTCCACTCCCTGCGTTGCGCAACTGGGGCATGCGCGGTTTCGACCGCACGCGCTTCGTGAAGCACTGGATCACCGCCCAGGCCATGGGCCTCAAAGCCTGA
- a CDS encoding DsbC family protein has product MTFVRHLLVAACALLTLSTAGAGEAEIRKNLPTHIPQLPPIEEVTKTPVPGLYEVRVGGSQLLYTDEQGNYLLQGSLIDAKTRRNLTEERVEKLTAVAFDKLPLKDAIKIVRGNGKRKVAVFEDPNCGYCKRFEKDMKKVDNVTVYMFLYPVLGPDSTAKSRDIWCSKDPGKAWGDWMESSVKPAAAATSCNVTALERNVEFGRKYNITGTPTLIFTDGSRVPGAIPAEQVEKQLAAAN; this is encoded by the coding sequence ATGACCTTCGTCCGCCACCTTCTCGTTGCCGCCTGCGCGCTGCTCACGCTCTCCACCGCCGGCGCCGGCGAGGCCGAGATCCGCAAGAACCTGCCGACGCACATCCCGCAGCTCCCGCCCATCGAGGAAGTCACCAAGACGCCCGTGCCGGGCCTGTACGAAGTGCGCGTCGGCGGCAGCCAGCTGCTCTACACCGACGAGCAGGGCAACTACCTGCTGCAGGGCAGCCTGATCGACGCCAAGACGCGCCGCAACCTGACCGAAGAACGCGTCGAGAAACTCACCGCCGTCGCCTTCGACAAGCTGCCGCTGAAAGACGCCATCAAGATCGTGCGCGGCAACGGCAAGCGCAAGGTCGCGGTCTTCGAAGACCCGAACTGCGGCTACTGCAAGCGCTTCGAGAAAGACATGAAGAAGGTCGACAACGTGACCGTCTACATGTTCCTGTACCCCGTGCTCGGCCCGGATTCGACCGCCAAGTCGCGCGACATCTGGTGCAGCAAGGACCCGGGCAAGGCCTGGGGCGACTGGATGGAAAGCAGCGTCAAACCCGCCGCCGCAGCCACCAGCTGCAACGTGACGGCGCTGGAGCGCAACGTGGAGTTCGGCCGCAAGTACAACATCACCGGCACGCCCACGCTGATCTTCACCGACGGCAGCCGCGTCCCGGGCGCGATTCCCGCCGAACAGGTCGAGAAGCAGCTCGCCGCCGCCAACTGA
- a CDS encoding M61 family metallopeptidase, producing the protein MATTSTTSASRRAAGAAASAAAAVHCRVECADLHARLFAVTLTIAAPAAQQRVALPVWIPGSYLVREFAKNLQGLRATQGRRKPVLTQLDKCSWQIDCVPGQPLVLHYQVCAYDNSVRTAWLDATRGFFNGTSVCLRVEGQTEAPHALEIVPPTLAADAARWSCATALVPTKADKHGFGSYRAAGYDELADSPVEMGAFWSAEFEACGVPHRFVIAGAAASFDGERLIADTQAICEAEIRFWHGDKAGKRGGPKLPIDRYVFMLNAVDDGYGGLEHRHSTALICNRRDLPQRGEKKKQPEGYTTLMGLISHEYFHTWNVKRMRPAEFAHYDYSQENYTQLLWFFEGFTSYYDDLLLRRAGRIDDAAYLRLLNKTINQVLQTPGRLVQPVADASFDAWVKYYRQDEQTPNSTVSYYTKGALVALCFDLTLRHEGKGTLDDVMRHLWTHSNGGPISEADIAAALEAVGGRSYAPELARWVHSTDELPLADLLRAHGVATLDDPSQPAQALGLRVAETGGSVQIKVVLRGGAAEKAGFSANDEWLGIELPAVGGRGKGASQPAQAWRLTKLDDLALYLGNAAKCTALVSRDRRLLRLPLTLPTGSTTWRLFSHDAAKVSAWLAAKP; encoded by the coding sequence ATGGCGACGACCTCGACGACCTCCGCTTCCCGGCGCGCGGCGGGTGCCGCCGCTTCCGCTGCCGCCGCCGTGCATTGCCGCGTCGAGTGCGCGGACCTTCATGCGCGCCTGTTCGCCGTCACGCTGACCATCGCCGCGCCCGCCGCACAGCAGCGCGTGGCGCTGCCGGTGTGGATTCCGGGCAGCTACCTCGTGCGCGAGTTCGCCAAGAACCTGCAGGGCCTGCGCGCCACGCAGGGCCGCCGCAAGCCGGTGCTCACGCAGCTCGACAAGTGCAGCTGGCAGATCGATTGCGTGCCGGGCCAGCCGCTGGTATTGCACTACCAGGTCTGCGCCTACGACAACTCGGTGCGCACCGCCTGGCTCGACGCCACGCGCGGCTTCTTCAACGGCACCAGCGTCTGCCTGCGTGTCGAAGGCCAGACCGAAGCGCCGCATGCGCTGGAGATCGTGCCGCCCACGCTGGCGGCAGACGCCGCGCGCTGGTCGTGCGCCACCGCGCTCGTGCCGACGAAGGCCGACAAGCACGGCTTCGGCAGCTACCGCGCCGCCGGCTACGACGAGCTGGCCGACAGCCCGGTCGAGATGGGCGCCTTCTGGAGCGCCGAATTCGAAGCCTGCGGCGTGCCGCACCGCTTCGTGATCGCGGGCGCCGCGGCCTCGTTCGACGGCGAGCGACTCATCGCCGACACGCAGGCCATCTGCGAAGCCGAGATCCGTTTCTGGCACGGCGACAAGGCCGGCAAGCGCGGCGGGCCCAAGCTGCCGATCGACCGCTACGTGTTCATGCTCAATGCGGTGGACGACGGCTACGGCGGGCTCGAGCACCGCCATTCCACCGCGCTCATCTGCAACCGCCGCGACCTGCCGCAGCGCGGCGAAAAGAAGAAGCAGCCCGAGGGCTACACCACGCTGATGGGCCTCATCAGCCACGAGTACTTCCACACCTGGAACGTCAAGCGCATGCGCCCGGCGGAGTTCGCGCACTACGACTACAGCCAGGAAAACTACACGCAGCTGCTGTGGTTCTTCGAGGGCTTCACCAGCTACTACGACGACCTGCTGCTGCGCCGCGCCGGCCGCATCGACGACGCCGCCTACCTGCGGCTGCTCAACAAGACCATCAACCAGGTGCTGCAGACGCCCGGCCGACTGGTGCAGCCGGTGGCCGACGCGAGCTTCGACGCCTGGGTCAAGTACTACCGCCAGGACGAGCAGACACCCAACAGCACCGTCAGCTACTACACCAAGGGCGCGCTGGTGGCGCTGTGCTTCGACCTCACGCTGCGCCACGAAGGCAAGGGCACGCTCGACGACGTGATGCGCCACCTCTGGACGCACAGCAACGGCGGCCCGATCAGCGAAGCCGACATTGCCGCCGCGCTCGAAGCCGTGGGCGGACGCTCGTACGCGCCGGAACTGGCGCGCTGGGTGCATTCCACCGACGAACTCCCGCTGGCCGACCTGCTGCGCGCACACGGCGTCGCCACGCTCGACGACCCGTCGCAACCGGCGCAGGCGCTCGGACTGCGCGTGGCCGAAACCGGCGGCAGCGTGCAGATCAAGGTCGTGCTGCGCGGCGGCGCCGCCGAGAAGGCAGGCTTCTCGGCCAACGACGAATGGCTCGGCATCGAACTGCCGGCCGTCGGTGGTCGCGGCAAGGGCGCATCGCAGCCTGCGCAGGCCTGGCGCCTCACGAAGCTCGACGACCTGGCGCTGTATCTCGGCAATGCCGCGAAGTGCACCGCCCTCGTCTCGCGCGACCGCCGGCTGCTGCGTTTGCCGCTCACGTTGCCGACGGGCTCGACCACGTGGCGGCTGTTCTCGCACGACGCGGCCAAGGTCTCGGCCTGGCTCGCAGCCAAGCCGTAA
- a CDS encoding DUF2325 domain-containing protein, translating to MQEHAVLLRAYARVQERCSRLLIEQAARVERLEAQIVRLRGALVARDSAIAIVREELAARAAVGTALPKRLHALLAPGGRRHHALPPGPEVPADLRAKSVLCVGRSEATPEAPSLARQLVEIAGGRYLHHDGGDDADDPAALEAGLRAADLVICQTGCVSHGAYWRVQDHCRRTGKPCVLVGEPQPMLFVRPPLAAAVDHAG from the coding sequence ATGCAAGAACATGCCGTGTTGCTGCGGGCCTACGCCCGGGTGCAGGAGCGTTGCTCGCGCCTGCTGATCGAGCAGGCCGCCCGGGTCGAGCGGCTCGAGGCGCAGATCGTGCGGTTGCGCGGTGCGCTGGTGGCACGCGACTCGGCGATTGCCATCGTGCGCGAAGAGCTGGCGGCGCGCGCGGCCGTGGGCACCGCCTTGCCGAAGCGCCTGCATGCGCTGCTGGCGCCGGGCGGCCGGCGCCACCATGCGCTGCCGCCGGGGCCGGAAGTGCCGGCCGATCTGCGTGCCAAGTCGGTGCTGTGTGTCGGCCGTTCGGAAGCGACGCCCGAGGCGCCTTCGCTGGCGCGCCAACTGGTCGAGATTGCCGGCGGCCGTTACCTGCACCACGACGGTGGCGACGATGCCGACGACCCCGCGGCGCTCGAAGCCGGCCTGCGCGCCGCCGACCTCGTGATCTGCCAGACCGGCTGCGTGAGCCACGGCGCCTACTGGCGCGTGCAGGACCACTGCCGCCGCACCGGCAAGCCCTGCGTGCTGGTGGGCGAGCCGCAGCCGATGCTGTTCGTGCGGCCGCCGCTGGCGGCGGCCGTCGATCACGCGGGCTGA
- a CDS encoding enoyl-CoA hydratase yields the protein MSYENIEVRTEAGKVGIVTLNRPKALNALNDALMTELGQALKAFDADDAIGCIILTGSERAFAAGADIAAMAKYSFIDTYKGDYITRNWETIRSIRKPVIAAVSGFALGGGCELAMMCDFIIAADNAKFGQPEIKIGVIPGAGGTQRLPRAVGKSKAMDMALTARMMDAAEAERAGLVSRVVPFEKLADEALGAALIIAGYSQIAVMAAKESVNRAFESGLSDGVMFERRLFHALFATQDQKEGMDAFLNKRAPDFKNA from the coding sequence ATGAGCTACGAAAACATCGAAGTGCGGACCGAAGCAGGCAAGGTCGGCATCGTCACCCTCAACCGCCCCAAGGCCCTCAATGCGCTCAACGACGCGCTGATGACCGAACTGGGCCAGGCGCTCAAGGCCTTCGACGCCGACGACGCCATCGGCTGCATCATCCTCACGGGCAGCGAGCGCGCCTTTGCGGCCGGCGCCGACATCGCGGCGATGGCCAAGTACAGCTTCATCGACACCTACAAGGGCGACTACATCACGCGCAACTGGGAAACCATCCGCTCGATCCGCAAGCCCGTCATCGCGGCCGTGAGCGGCTTCGCACTGGGCGGCGGCTGCGAGCTCGCGATGATGTGCGACTTCATCATCGCGGCCGACAACGCCAAGTTCGGCCAGCCCGAAATCAAGATCGGCGTGATCCCCGGCGCCGGCGGCACGCAGCGCCTGCCGCGCGCGGTGGGCAAGAGCAAGGCCATGGACATGGCGCTCACCGCCCGCATGATGGACGCCGCCGAAGCCGAGCGCGCGGGCCTCGTGAGCCGCGTCGTGCCCTTCGAGAAGCTGGCCGACGAGGCCCTGGGCGCCGCGTTGATCATCGCGGGCTACTCGCAGATCGCCGTGATGGCGGCCAAGGAATCGGTCAACCGCGCCTTCGAGAGCGGCCTGAGCGACGGCGTGATGTTCGAACGCCGCCTGTTCCACGCGCTGTTCGCCACGCAGGACCAGAAGGAAGGCATGGACGCCTTCCTGAACAAGCGGGCCCCGGATTTCAAGAACGCCTGA